ATCCTGCAGTACCACGTGCTCCCGCAGCGCTACGACGCCCAGGGCCTGCAGGCCGCGGGCAGCGTACCGACGCTGAACACCGACGGCGGCCCGATCAAGATTTCCGGCACCGGGGCCAACATGACCGTCAACGGCGCCAAGGTGCTCTGCGGCAACATCCACACCAAGAACGCCACCGTGTTCGTCATCGACACCGTGCTCAACCCCGGCACCAACAGGTAACCACGCACGACGTGGCGGGTCCCGTGAGCACGGGCCCGCCACGTCGCTTTCGCCGTCCTGGCCAGGAAGATGCGCTCCGCCGCAACAAGGTCAAGGGGTCTCGGGTCAACTTGGTGCGCACCTGCTGCATGCTGAAGCCATGGGTGCGGATGGCCTGGGTGCATTGCATGACGCGGACCTGGACGCAATCGAAGTGCGGGTCAGTGTCGCGACTGTCGTGGCCGGCACGCTCGTGCAGCGCCCCCGATACGTCGATGTCGCTGATCAGCGCTGGGACGAGAACTCTCAGTTCATCGCCGGGCGGCCGACGGCCAATACGCTGCCGCCCTACACACCACCCGGCGCAACCGAACCGGTCGTCGCGACCAGCTCCGTCGGCTACGACCCCGCCGGCCGGGTTATCACCACCACCGACGGCCGCGGCAACACGACCACCTACGGCTACGACGAACTGGGCAACCAGCGCCGCAAGACCGACCCGCCCGCCCTCTACGGGCAGGCCGGCGGCACCTGGATCGCCACCTTCGACCCGCTCGGCGAACAACTCATGGTCAGCGACCCGACCGGTGCGCAGACCTACGCCACCTACGACAAGCTCGGCAACCGGATCACGAGCACGGTCACCGAGCGAGTGCCCGCCCCCGCGCGCACATTGACCACCCGCTTCACCTTCGACACCCTCGGCAACCCGACCTCGGTCACCACCCCGTCCGGGGTGACCACCAAGGCCACCTTCGACGACGTGGGCCATCAGCTCACCGCCGTCTCCGGCGCCGGTAAGACCACCACCAGCACCTACAACGGCGCCGGCCGCGTCACCTCGGTCACCAACCCGCTGGGGGAGAAGACCACCACCAGCTACGACTGGGCCGGTCGCGTCACCGCCAGCACCGACCTCGACGCAGCCGGCACCGTGCTCCGCACCCGCAGCTTCGGCTACGACAACGCCGGCAACCAGACCAGCGCGACCGATGGCCGCGGCAAAACCACCACCCAGACCTTCGACGCCGACAACCGCCTCACCTCGATCACCCGCCCGGTTTCCGCCACCGAGTCGATCACCACCAGTTACGGCTACGACGCCACCGGGAACATCACCCGCGCCACCGACGGCAACAACCACACGACGGTCTTCACCGTCACGCCGTGGAACCTGGCCGAGTCCACCATCGAACCGGCCACCGCCCAGCACCCAGGCGCCGCCGACCGCACCTACACCGCCACCTACGACCGCAACGGACAGCTGGCCAGCCTGACCAAACCGGGCGGCGTCGTGATCACCAACACCTACGACGCGCTCGGCAACATCACCAAGCAAACCGGCACCGGTGCCGCCGTCGCCACCCCGGACCGCACCTTCACCTACACCGCCCGCGGCGACCTCCGCACCGTCTCGGCACCCGGCGGCACCAACACCTACACCTACGACGACCGCGCCAACCTCACCTCGGCCACCGGCCCGTCCGGAAACTCCAGCGCCACCTACGACGACGACAACCGCCTCGCCACCGCCACCACAGCGGCCGGCACCACCACCTACGGCTACGACACCGCAGGCCGCCTGGCCACCGCCGCCGACCCGCTCACCGGCACCACCGCCACCTACGGATACGACAACGCCGACCAGCTCACCACCACCGGCTACGGCACCGGCAACGCCACCCGCACCTACGGCTACGACCCACTCGGCCGCCTCACCAGCGACACGATCAAGGCCCCGGACGGCACCGTCACCGCGTCGGTGAGCTACGGCTACGACCCCGAAGACCGGCTCACCAGCAAAACCACCACCGGCACCGCCGGCGCCGCCGCGAACACCTACGGCTACGACGACGCCGGCCGCCTCACCTCCTGGACCGTCGGCAACACCACCACCGACTACGGCTGGGACGGCGCCGGCAACCTCACCCGCGACGGCCCCGACACCGCCACCTACAACGAACGCAACCAACTCCAAACCAAGGGCGGCACCAGCTACACCTACACCGCACGCGGCACCCTCGACACCCGCACCACCGGCGGCGCCACCACCCAGCTGGCCTTCAACGCCTACGACGAACTGACCACCGACGGCGACACCACCAACACCTACGACGCGCTCAACCGGCTCGTCACCACCGGAAACTCTGCCCTCAGCTACGCCGGTACCAGCCAAAACATCACCAACGACGGCCCCACCAGCTACACCTACACCCCCGCGGGTGCCCTGCTCGGTGCGAAGCAAGGCACGAGCGCGTCACTGGCCTTGACCGACCTGCACACCGACCTCACCGCACTCATCAACCCCGCCACCGGCGCCGTCACCGGATCCCGCAGCTACAGCCCCTTCGGAAAGGTCACCAGCACCGGCGGAACCCAGACCGCACTCGGATACCAGCACCAATACACCGACCCGGCCAGCGGCAACACCAACATGGGCGCCCGCTGGTACGACCCAACACGGGTGGGTTCAGTTCCCGCGATACCGCCGGCCTCGACCCCCGCGACCTAACCAACGGAAACCGCTACGCCTACGCTGCAAACAATCCGCTGAAGTACATCGACCCAACTGGTAATAGTGGGACTGACACCATTGTCCCGCCTGGTCTTGATAGAGACGAACAAATACGGCAATGGGCTGAGCGAGAGGGTGTGGGCCGGGACCCGCTGCGAGGAGCAAGGTTTGGCCGCGGCGGCTGGATCGGGGTTGGGTTCGCGCTGTATGAGCTTTATGAAAAGCTCACCAGACGCGGTGACGGTTTCAAGCATCCGTGGAAATGGAATCTCAGCCGTCGAATGCCGGGTGGCGGGGCTCCTGGTCCGAACGTGAACGAGCCTTGCTGCGGACTTCGCGGCAACACCCCCAATCGATCTCCCGGGAGGCTGTCGAAAAACTCCCGCTATCTCAGCAACCCTGGCAACTCTGCTGTTGCCGCGGCCGCAGCTGCCGCGGCAGCAGCCGCCAGGAAAGCTGCACGTCAACATCGTGTAGAGCAGGACGCGCGAACTTGGCACGCTCGGCCCGTCACCACACCAACCCTGGCGGAGGGCATTCAGGATCTGATCAACACGGTCCTCCCCAGCATCGACCTTGGCGTCCTTGACGCGACGCGCGTCAACGGCGATGACGATCCGTACCAGCCTGGAGTTGCTGCTGGATCCGGCGAGCCGGCAGCGCTCCCTGGGGCGCGGGGATATTTGAGCGACGCTTGCGCACAGCGAGGCAGTACCTCTGACAACGTCATTTGGTCATGCGTAGGATCGTCTGCGACGCCCCACGGCTTCGATGGTCGAGATCAGTTCGAGGCATTCGCCGCACTTCTTCGAGAAGGATTGGGAGACGCGGGTTTTGAGGGTACTTTCGCTGCTTTCCAGGGTAGTGCCGTCACCGGCAAGAGCTACAGGACTGGAGAACCGTTCGACGTTGGCAGGACAAGTGATTTCGACATCGCACTTGCCGGTCCAGAAATCTTTGCGGCAGCACAGGCCGCGGGAATCGGATTGCGAGGCAAGGGGACGCGCACAGGTCCGCTTCGCGCTCACGACCTGGCCGCTTTGGGTTTGACTGACTTGCGCGCAGACCTCAGCGATCTGGCTGGGAGGGATGTCAACTTCATGATCTATAGATCTAGCGAGGTCGCGCTCGGCAGGGCTCCGAGTATCATTGTCCCGTGACTAAACCTTCATATCTGTTGTTCGGAAGTTCAACTGTGAATATCGATGAGCTGTGTTCGTCGTTGCGCGATGTGCTAGATATAGACTTTGAACCTCGTCGTAGTGACTATCATGGCGGAGACTATTACCGGGCAGGCAAGCTTCGTGGTGAACACTTCATTCTTGAGAAAAATTGGCGGGACGAAGATGGCGAGTTGTTTGAGCCAGCGTATGAGGACTTCGATGTTATATTGGAGGTCAACGGCACTGCGAGGCCTGATGTGATTCGTGAGAGGCTTGCCGAAATAGAGGGGCTGATCTTTCTGGCCGAGCGTTGAGATGCTGTCAATTCAGAGAGCCTCCGGTTGTCCTGTGCCGGCCGTATGTCAGTGTCCGTGCGCACAGCGATGCGGAGCTCATGTCAGCTGGGGGCGCTAGCTGATTGCTCCGTTACTCCGGAGCAAATGCGGTACTGCATGAGATGTCGACAGCATGTGGCGGTAGGGCACAGCATGATGCCTGCCGCGGGTCGAGGCGGTGCGTCGCTCCTCGGTGCTGGCGCCGTCGCTTCGGGGGCGGACATGCCCGCCGATATGGCCGGGCCACCGCGGACGGCCGGCGGCCTGACACGCAGGCCGCCGACCGCGGCCGTTCTACGCGGGCGCGCCGGATCGGTCGGTGTTGACGTCCGCCAGCGGCACCGACGGGTCGGTGAGCCGGTCGATGTCGACGGCGCTGCCGGAGCGGATCAGGGCCTTGATCGGACCCGTGACGTCCCAGACGTTGACGTTCATGCCGGCGACGACCTTGCCGCCCTTGAGCCAGAAGGCGATGAACTCGCGGGCTGCCACGTCGCCGCGGAAGACGACCCGGTCGTAGCCGTCGGGGTGGCCCAGGAACTCCATCCCGAGGTCGTACTGGTCCGTGTAGAAGTACGGCAGCTCGTCGTAGACCGCGTCCACGCCGAGCATCCCGGCCGCCGCGACCGCGGGCTGCTTGAGCGCGTTGGCCCAGTGCTCGACGCGGAGGTGGCGCCCCAGCAGCGGGTGGTAGGCGTTGGCGACGTCACCGGCGGCGAAGATGTCGGGATCGCTGGTGCGCAGGTGCTCGTCCACCTGGATGCCGTTGTCCACGTCCAGCCCGGCCGCTTCGGCCAGCGCGGTGTTCGGGATCGCGCCGATGCCGACGAGGACCGCATCGGCCTCGATACGCGTGCCGTCGGCGAGGCGGACACCGCCCGGGCCGGCTTCCGCGACCTGGACGCCGAGCCGCAGATCGACACCGTGCTCGACGTGCAGGTCCGCGAACACCCGCGCGGCTTCGCGGCCGAGTGCGGGCAGCAGCGGCAGTTCGAGGGCCTCCAGCACGGTGACCTCCAGGCCGGCCTGCCGGGCCGCCGCCGCGACCTCGAGCCCGACCCACCCCGCGCCCACCACAGCGAGCCGCGACCCGGTCGCCAGCACTTGCCGCAGCGCTTCGGTGTCGCCGAACCGGCGCAGCCGCAGCGTGGCGTCCGCGCCCGGCAGAGAGCGGGGTTCCGCGCCGGTGGCCAGCAGGAGTTTGGTGTAGCCGACCCGGCTGCCGTCGCCCAGCACGACTTCGCGGGCACCGCGGTCGATCGCCGTGACCGCGGCGCCGAGCCGGAGATCGACGTCGTGATCGGTGTACCAGTTCTCGGGGTGCACGAACGCGCTCTCGCGGTCAGCTTTGCCGGTGAGCAGGTCCTTGGACAGCGGAGGCCGCTCGTACGGGCGGTGCTGCTCGTCGCCGAGCAGGACGATCCGCCCGTCGAAACCCTTCTCCCGCAACACCTCGGCGGCCTTGGCGCCGGCCAGCCCGGCCCCGATGATCACAAACGTCGGCGGTACCACAATCAGCTCCTCGATGACGACTTCGAATGGATGGGTCAGCTACCGACGCCCAGGGCCGCGAGCAGGACGAGGACCACGGTGGCGACCGCGACCAGCCCGTGCCCCGCGACCACGGCGACCGGGAAGTGCTGTTCAGGCGCCGCCTCCTTGCCCGAGGCGGGCGCGGTGCGGGCGCGGTAGCCGGGGACCCACCGGGCGAACATGGTGAAGCCCAGCAACGCCACCGGCACCAGCAGGACGAACGCGATCCACGCCAGGGTGGCGCCGCCGACGACCAGGTAGATGATCCACAGGACCAGCCCGGCCGCCGCGATGGCGAAGTGCCCGAAGATCAGCCCCGGGGAGAACCGGGAGCTGCCCGGTTCGCGAGTGCCGCCCTTGGCGATCCAGGTGCCCAGCATGACGAACCCGCCCACGGCGGTGACCAGCCAGGCGATCAGCGCGGCGATGTCCATGAACCCTCTCCTCGGTGTGGTGGTGTGGAACGGAACGCTCAGGACGAGCGGCGGGCCGCGGTGCGGTAACCCTCCGCCTGGGTGGACTCGGCGGCGACGCGGACGCCGTAGTGGTAGGCGAGCTTCCCGCCGAGGTAACCCGATGCGGCGAGCGCGACCAGCGCGGCCGCCGACAGCACCAGCGGGCCGATCCCCACCGGCCCCGGCTGGTCGTACGCGGCACGGCGCCAGAAGAAGCCGGCGATGTAGGCGGCGGTGACCGCGAGGTTGAGGCTCATGTGCGTCAGCCCCGTGCGGAACGCGGGAGTCCCGCTGGGGATCGCCAGCAGATCCAGCGTGCCCACCAGTGCCGCGGCGAGCGCCCCGACGACGCCGATCGCGACGAGCCACAGCGACCCCCTGGCCAGGAAGCCCGGGTCCGCCACGATCCGCGACCCGATGTCGAAGACCAGGCTGGACACCCAGGCGCCGATCGGCACGGTGACCAGGATCGGGTGGAAGGGGTGCCCGTAGGGGCCGGCCAGCGCCGCGCTCACCGGCCGCTTGGCCTGCTCGATGTCGTTGGCCATGTCGCCCTCCTTTTAGCCAACGAAGTTTGGTCTTATCGGCGGCCGAGGTCAAGGGGTCCTGCTCGGTGCGACCCGATCGGTTTTTTCGTCCAGTCAGATCGGCGCAACCACCGGCCGTTTCGCTGGTCGTGGGACAGCCGGTGGCCGGGACTCGGCGGGCGGTCACCAGCTGTGCGGGTGGAACCGGACCGCGGCCAAGGCCGACTTCGCCCGCGATCGCGCGGGCGGTGGCGCCGAGGAAGGCGGCGGAGAAGCCGTCGGTGAGGGCGGCCGGATTGCCGAGCTCGACACGCGGGCGCTCCAGCACGACCCGGCGGAACCGTCAGGCTGGTGCTCGTTGTGGTTGTGGTGTATTCGTCGAGGTGGCGGAACGATTCCGGGGTGGTGGCGCCGATGATGTTGCTGGTGGTTCTGCTTTGCTGTGTCGGCGCGCTGATTCTGGCCGCGGCCGGGTACGACCGGCGATTCCGGCGCGCCGGGCGGCGGAACGGGTTCTGGGAGCAAGTGACCGAACATCGTCGTGACCTGCACGCCACCCGGCACGTCCGGAACTGGATCTGCGACGACAAGTGGATGCGTGTTCGCCGGCGCCCCTAGTCCCGCGCGGACCGGCGGTGATCCCCGGCGGTTCGCTGCTCAGGGACGAGGTTTCCGGAGCGGCGCGGTTGTCGTGACGCTTTCCCCGGTATAGCTTGCCGCGAATGGGGATACCGGCAGTGGTGTTCGACATCGGCGGCGTCCTGGAAATCACCGGGGAGATGACCTTCAGCCGGGAGTGGGAATCGAAACTGGGGCTTTCCCCGGGCGAAATCGGGCGGCGGCTGGCCGATGTGTGGGCCGGGGGAACGGTCGCCAGGATTTCCGAGGACGACGTCCACCGTGCGATCGGTGACGAACTGGGTCTCGCCGGTGCGCAGGTCGAGCTGATGATGTCGCAGATGTGGACCGAATACCTGGGTGTCGCCAACGACGAGCTGATCGAGTACGTGCGGGGGCTGCGGCCCCGGTATCGCACCGGAATCCTGAGCAACAGTTTCGTGGGCGCACGTGAACGGGAGCAGGAGGCTTACGGCTTTCCCGCGCTCGTCGACGACCTCGTCTATTCCCACGAGGTCGGGATGACCAAACCCGATCCGCGGATCTACCAGCTGACCTGTGCCCGCCTCGGTGCCGCCCCGGAAGAGACGATCTTCGTGGACGATCTCGACGCCAACGTCACCGGTGCTCTCGACGCCGGCCTGCACGCGGTGCGGTACCGGGACAACGCAGACGATCGCCGGGATCGAGGCTGTTGCCTCGTCCACCGCGGCGGGCAGCGGAAGCCGAAACCCTGTCAGGTCCGCGTGAACGCGGTGACCGCCGTCTGGAAACCCCGCAGCGTCCAGTGCGTGTCGGTACCCAGGGCGACCATGTCGGCCCCACGGGCAGCCCACCGGCGGGCGGCTTCGATTTCGGTGGCGAAGACACCGGCCGATACCCCGGCTGCCTGAGCGGCGGCGATGATCCCCGCGGCGGCCTCGACGACGGTGGGATGGTCGAGTTCACCCGGCACACCGAGGGCGTGGGAGAGATCGACCGGTCCGACGAAGATCCCGTCACAGCGCGAGGTCGCGAGAATCGCGTCGAGCGCATCGAGCCCGGCCTCGCCCTCGATCATGAGGTGCACCTCGGTCGACTTGTTCGCATTGGCGAACCATTCGGGAGAACCGGCGAAGCCGGCTGCG
The sequence above is a segment of the Amycolatopsis viridis genome. Coding sequences within it:
- a CDS encoding FAD-dependent oxidoreductase codes for the protein MVPPTFVIIGAGLAGAKAAEVLREKGFDGRIVLLGDEQHRPYERPPLSKDLLTGKADRESAFVHPENWYTDHDVDLRLGAAVTAIDRGAREVVLGDGSRVGYTKLLLATGAEPRSLPGADATLRLRRFGDTEALRQVLATGSRLAVVGAGWVGLEVAAAARQAGLEVTVLEALELPLLPALGREAARVFADLHVEHGVDLRLGVQVAEAGPGGVRLADGTRIEADAVLVGIGAIPNTALAEAAGLDVDNGIQVDEHLRTSDPDIFAAGDVANAYHPLLGRHLRVEHWANALKQPAVAAAGMLGVDAVYDELPYFYTDQYDLGMEFLGHPDGYDRVVFRGDVAAREFIAFWLKGGKVVAGMNVNVWDVTGPIKALIRSGSAVDIDRLTDPSVPLADVNTDRSGAPA
- a CDS encoding DUF2231 domain-containing protein — translated: MANDIEQAKRPVSAALAGPYGHPFHPILVTVPIGAWVSSLVFDIGSRIVADPGFLARGSLWLVAIGVVGALAAALVGTLDLLAIPSGTPAFRTGLTHMSLNLAVTAAYIAGFFWRRAAYDQPGPVGIGPLVLSAAALVALAASGYLGGKLAYHYGVRVAAESTQAEGYRTAARRSS
- a CDS encoding HpcH/HpaI aldolase family protein, translating into MARRTKLATFALLDATEVVELIALAGFDTVILDAEHGPLGLPQLAQLVVAARSRDLPALVRVASNDAQAIGAALDLGADGVLVPQIASLADAERAVAAARFAPAGHRGANPFVRAAGFAGSPEWFANANKSTEVHLMIEGEAGLDALDAILATSRCDGIFVGPVDLSHALGVPGELDHPTVVEAAAGIIAAAQAAGVSAGVFATEIEAARRWAARGADMVALGTDTHWTLRGFQTAVTAFTRT